DNA from Litoribacterium kuwaitense:
CGCTTTTTCAGAAGTGACCGATTATCTTGGGATTTCTCCGATGACGATTGATTTGGAAGTTGTTGATGCAAATACAGGCTCAGTCGTTCTCGACGTCCCAGATGTCACTTTTGAGCCAAACCGAGTATATAGCATATATGCGATTGGGCTTGCCGGTGCCGAACCACCGTTACAAGCATTGATACTTGAAGATTAACTAAATGTAAATGTTTTAATGAATTTTTAACTCATTCCCCGCCACAATTTTACAAAAGAAATAGAAATGCGTATGATAAGGTGGTAAGTAGCAAAATAATTTGATCAGATGAGGCGGGGATCAAGGAATGAAATGCATTGCCATTGATATGGATGGAACGTTGCTTTCCTCAAGTCAAGAAGTAGCTGATGAAGAAAAAGATGCGATTCAATACGCTCGACGTCAAGGTGTTGAAATCGTTATTTGTACAGGACGTTCAAAAGAAGAGGCATTGCTCCCTCTTCAAAAAGCAGGATTGGAACTACCGATGATTTGTGTAAATGGTGCCCAAACTTGGAGAGAGGACGGGACGCTACTCGACTCTGACTTGCTTGAGAAAGAGCAATTTACACGGATTCAAGAAGTTTTGAAAGATATCGGAATATACTTTGAGCTATATACAAATGAAGGAAATTACACAACTGATTATGATAAAGCCATTTCAGTGCTCGTCAATATCTTTATGGGAAATCAAGGCTCACAAGCGAACTATGAGCATTTGACGAGAGTGGCACAAAAACATGTCAGCGATGGACGGCTTCATCTCGTAGAAGATTACGATACGCTTATTCGTAAAGAGTCGGTCGAGTTACTTAAAATCCTATGTTTTTCGTTTCATAAAGGCAGTTTAAACGAAGCGAGAGAACGGCTTCAAGCATATGAGGATATTGCTGTTAGCTCGTCTGGAAAAGAGAATTTGGAAATTACTAACGTTGAAGCGCAAAAGGGTCTTGCGTTGGAACGTTTTGTTCACAAAAATGGCTGGACGCTTGAAGAGACGATGGCCATCGGTGATAATTATAATGATTTGTCAATGTTTAAGATGGCAGGTACAGCTGTTGCGATGGGGAATGCTGAGGATGAGATAAAAAATCATGCCAATGAAATTACAAAAACAAATGAAGCGCATGGTGTCGCTCACGCCATTTTAAAAACCCTTCAAGTGCGATGAAGGGTTTTTCCTATGACGTTGTTGAGAAAAACGCTTGAATATCCTAATAAGGGTGTAATCAGGAAGGATCGGCAGGTATAATACGAGGATGAAAGGACTATTAGAAAGGATGCGTTGGCATGGTTAAAATGAAGGAAGTTGCAAAACTCGCTAATGTATCCACAGCGACGGTATCTAGAGTGTTCCATCAGCCTGATCAAGTAAAACCGGCGACGAGGGAAAGAGTGTTGGAGGCAGTAAAGGAACTGAACTATCAGCCGAATGTTTTGGCTCGGCATTTGCGTAAGCTTAAAACAAATCTCATCCTCGTAGTCGTACCTGATATTACGAACACTTTCTTCTCTGAAGTGCTGCGTGGTATTGAGGCTGTGGCTACAGAAAATCAATACAGAGTAATCGTTGGAGATGCGGAGCGAGGACCAGAATATGAGTACGATTATGTTAATCTTCTCAGGCAAAAGCAGGCAGATGGGATGATTTTATTAAGTGCGCGAATGGAGCCCGAGCTCATTGATGAGCTCGCGAGTCAGTATGCCGTCGTTTTAGCTTGTGATTATGTGCAGGCGGCTCAAGCGCCAATTGTGTCAATTGATAACGTCGGTGGTGCGGAACGGGCTGTAAAATACTTAATTTCTCTAGGTCATCGAAAAATTGCTCACGTAGCCGGCCCTTTGAACATACTTCTTGGCGTTGATCGAAAAAATGGTTATGTAAAGGCGATGAATGAAGCAGGCCTACCTGTTGATCCTTCTTTCATTTGTGAAGGGAGATTTTCATATGAGGGAGGCTATAAAGCTGCTCAAACATTACTTGCCAATGAGGAATTGCCGGATGCGTTTTTTGCGCAAGTGATGAAATGGCATTTGGAGTGATTAATGCACTTCAAGAGGCAGGATA
Protein-coding regions in this window:
- a CDS encoding Cof-type HAD-IIB family hydrolase, coding for MKCIAIDMDGTLLSSSQEVADEEKDAIQYARRQGVEIVICTGRSKEEALLPLQKAGLELPMICVNGAQTWREDGTLLDSDLLEKEQFTRIQEVLKDIGIYFELYTNEGNYTTDYDKAISVLVNIFMGNQGSQANYEHLTRVAQKHVSDGRLHLVEDYDTLIRKESVELLKILCFSFHKGSLNEARERLQAYEDIAVSSSGKENLEITNVEAQKGLALERFVHKNGWTLEETMAIGDNYNDLSMFKMAGTAVAMGNAEDEIKNHANEITKTNEAHGVAHAILKTLQVR